The following are encoded together in the Oceanobacillus zhaokaii genome:
- a CDS encoding YkvA family protein, whose product MKRFITRIGFLFKFHRSIPFMKDFFLSKEINNAKKLLFIILILGYIALPFDIIPDFLLGFGIIDDVTLAILIMQLMVKTAPDSLKRKHQFLNDAK is encoded by the coding sequence ATGAAACGTTTTATTACGAGAATCGGTTTTCTATTCAAATTTCACAGATCAATTCCATTTATGAAGGATTTCTTTCTATCCAAGGAAATTAATAATGCAAAGAAATTACTATTTATAATTTTAATCTTAGGCTATATCGCACTTCCTTTCGATATCATTCCAGATTTCTTGCTTGGCTTCGGTATCATTGACGATGTAACCCTTGCTATACTGATTATGCAATTAATGGTAAAGACTGCACCAGATTCACTTAAAAGAAAGCATCAATTCTTAAATGATGCGAAATAA
- a CDS encoding dimethylarginine dimethylaminohydrolase family protein: MENMTSNKSVPTVNSTNEYDRLKQVITVSPQYMKIEEVINNTQQHYLTNNIDTNIALQQHETFTNTLKEHGAQVIQLEAKEKLNEQVFTRDIGFTLGDTFFVSSMKEDIRKPEIAELINWLESMRIPFQIIDCGSIEGGDVIVDNKNIWIGISNRTSHAAVTALQQMLPAYNIKPIQLREDILHLDCVFNIISEDTALIYEAAIESDGYKHLKQSYQLIEVTEEEQFKMGPNVLSIGGKKIISMPENKRLNRVLTQAGYHVIEIEFSEIIKSGGSFRCCSLPLIRE; encoded by the coding sequence ATGGAAAATATGACTTCAAATAAAAGCGTACCTACAGTTAACAGTACTAATGAATACGATCGATTGAAGCAAGTCATCACCGTATCTCCTCAATATATGAAAATAGAAGAAGTTATTAACAACACGCAACAGCACTATCTAACAAATAATATTGATACTAATATCGCATTACAGCAACATGAAACGTTTACAAATACTTTAAAAGAACATGGGGCGCAAGTTATTCAGCTAGAAGCAAAAGAAAAGCTAAATGAACAGGTGTTTACTCGTGATATCGGTTTTACACTCGGAGATACCTTCTTCGTATCGTCCATGAAGGAAGATATTCGAAAACCGGAAATAGCCGAATTAATAAATTGGCTGGAGAGCATGCGAATTCCCTTCCAAATCATTGATTGTGGCAGCATCGAGGGCGGCGACGTTATTGTTGACAATAAGAATATTTGGATTGGCATAAGCAACCGGACTTCACATGCAGCAGTAACTGCATTACAGCAAATGCTTCCAGCCTACAATATTAAACCTATCCAACTAAGGGAGGATATTCTCCACCTTGACTGTGTATTTAATATTATCAGCGAGGATACTGCATTAATCTATGAGGCAGCAATTGAGTCTGATGGGTATAAACATTTGAAGCAATCATATCAGTTAATTGAAGTAACGGAAGAAGAACAGTTCAAAATGGGACCCAATGTACTATCCATTGGTGGAAAAAAAATAATCAGCATGCCGGAGAATAAACGGTTAAATCGTGTATTGACACAAGCAGGATATCACGTCATCGAAATAGAGTTCTCAGAAATTATTAAATCCGGTGGTTCTTTCCGTTGTTGTAGCTTGCCGCTAATTAGAGAATAA
- the treC gene encoding alpha,alpha-phosphotrehalase yields MSEQWWKKSVVYQIYPKSFQDTTGNGTGDIRGIINRLDYLKKLGVDVIWLTPVYQSPQNDNGYDISDYYAIDPSYGTMGDFEELLEQTHQRGMKLIMDLVINHTSTEHEWFKQAASSKTNEFRDFYIWKDPSDDSTPAPNNWQSKFGGNAWQFDEKSGQYYLHLFDVTQADLNWENEELRNELYEMIRFWAEKGIDGFRLDVINLISKNQEFPSDDTGDGRKFYTDGPRVHEFLHEMNQAAFKDYDMLTVGEMSSTTLDNCVLYTKPEREELSMTFQFHHLKVDYPNGEKWTKAPFDFIELKKILSDWQVGMHEGDGWNALFWCNHDQPRAISRFGDDGKYHRESGKMLATTLHLMKGTPYIYQGEEIGMTNPDFTSINDYRDVESLNAYKSLLEAGKSEKEIIEILQQKSRDNGRTPMQWSNAKHAGFTTDKPWIETASNYPEINAEKALEDPNSIFYHYQQLIALRKKYDIITYGDYQLLLADDPRVFAFTRNWQDEKLVVVSNFYSEETTVQLPVGSLDNVEVLLSNYPDSNMLGEQLTLRPYESIVYYVK; encoded by the coding sequence ATGAGTGAACAATGGTGGAAAAAATCAGTAGTATATCAGATTTATCCCAAAAGTTTCCAGGATACGACAGGTAATGGAACAGGAGATATTCGAGGAATAATAAATCGGTTGGATTACCTAAAAAAATTAGGGGTAGATGTAATTTGGCTGACACCAGTTTATCAATCCCCACAAAATGATAATGGCTATGATATTAGTGATTATTATGCAATTGATCCTTCGTATGGGACAATGGGTGATTTTGAGGAATTACTTGAGCAGACGCATCAGCGTGGAATGAAGCTGATTATGGACCTAGTGATCAACCATACTTCAACAGAACATGAATGGTTTAAGCAAGCTGCTTCATCGAAGACAAATGAATTCCGTGATTTCTATATTTGGAAGGATCCATCAGATGATTCTACGCCAGCACCAAATAATTGGCAATCGAAGTTTGGCGGAAATGCATGGCAATTCGATGAGAAGTCAGGGCAATATTATTTACATCTATTTGACGTGACACAGGCAGATTTAAACTGGGAGAATGAAGAACTTCGAAATGAATTATATGAGATGATACGTTTCTGGGCTGAGAAAGGAATCGATGGGTTCCGACTGGATGTCATCAATTTAATCTCTAAAAATCAAGAATTTCCTAGTGACGATACAGGGGATGGACGTAAATTCTATACTGACGGACCACGCGTCCATGAATTTTTGCATGAAATGAATCAAGCAGCATTTAAGGATTACGACATGTTAACGGTAGGGGAGATGTCGTCAACAACACTTGATAACTGTGTGCTATATACGAAGCCTGAACGCGAAGAGCTTTCGATGACGTTCCAATTTCATCATTTAAAAGTAGATTATCCGAACGGTGAAAAGTGGACAAAAGCACCATTTGATTTTATAGAATTAAAGAAAATTCTTTCTGATTGGCAAGTAGGAATGCATGAAGGGGACGGGTGGAATGCTCTCTTCTGGTGCAATCACGATCAGCCACGTGCCATCTCTCGTTTTGGTGATGATGGGAAATATCACCGTGAGTCGGGAAAAATGCTTGCGACCACATTGCATCTTATGAAGGGAACTCCATATATATATCAAGGAGAAGAGATTGGTATGACCAATCCGGATTTCACTTCAATTAATGACTATCGTGATGTCGAATCGCTAAATGCATACAAGTCACTTTTAGAAGCAGGGAAGTCGGAAAAGGAAATAATAGAAATTCTTCAGCAAAAATCCCGAGATAATGGGAGAACACCAATGCAGTGGTCTAATGCAAAGCATGCCGGATTCACTACAGATAAACCTTGGATTGAGACTGCAAGTAACTATCCTGAAATTAATGCAGAAAAAGCGCTGGAGGATCCGAATTCGATATTCTATCATTATCAGCAATTAATCGCACTGCGTAAGAAATATGATATTATTACGTATGGGGACTATCAATTATTACTAGCAGATGACCCAAGAGTATTCGCATTTACACGAAATTGGCAGGATGAAAAGCTAGTTGTTGTTAGTAACTTTTATAGTGAAGAAACAACTGTACAACTGCCTGTTGGAAGTCTAGATAATGTCGAAGTATTATTATCAAACTATCCTGATTCTAATATGCTAGGAGAACAGCTAACACTTAGGCCGTATGAATCAATTGTGTATTATGTGAAATAA
- a CDS encoding sensor histidine kinase: MKLQSQLTAAFTALLLVIMAVAWYVIYSLILDLLIQDEQRQLKQTGELLVNVLNQQYGTADIQQVNDILKDQDLQMFMYDRKHDQVLLSTMSNQVAREFFKNNDFADTNKTQWEYGKERFVTSRIIFLPEQSGLELILLTPVSDLQGVQQNFFTRIFFIFIIGAFAAVLISYYLTRKLVTPLSKLKRQLKKIEKRQFDDIEHIKATGEIKEVADSVYEMANELQRYMSTQQTFFQNASHELKTPLMTIQGYAEGIKDGIFTEKEAEKGLEVMVSEVNRLKVIINEMILLAKLDSEPSVYDPVKIEVSELIDQVVDRAIPFVNEKGITLRHEVKENITLFADEEKLLRALLNIVFNGIRHAESQIEINVLKKSRRILITIGDDGEGISKEVASNIFHRFVKGKNGETGLGLAIARAIIEQSNGKITVGRSKLGGAEFKINLPE; encoded by the coding sequence ATGAAACTTCAATCACAATTAACGGCAGCATTTACAGCGTTATTATTAGTTATTATGGCAGTTGCCTGGTATGTCATCTATTCATTAATTTTGGATTTGCTCATTCAGGATGAACAAAGGCAGCTGAAACAAACAGGAGAGCTGCTTGTTAATGTTTTAAATCAACAATACGGAACAGCTGATATTCAACAGGTGAATGATATCTTGAAGGATCAGGACTTGCAAATGTTTATGTATGATCGAAAACATGATCAAGTACTGTTATCTACTATGTCCAATCAGGTTGCACGCGAATTTTTCAAAAACAATGATTTCGCAGATACAAATAAAACACAATGGGAATACGGAAAAGAACGATTTGTTACGTCAAGAATCATCTTTCTTCCCGAGCAATCTGGTTTAGAATTGATTTTACTCACTCCAGTTAGCGATTTACAAGGGGTGCAGCAAAACTTTTTTACAAGGATATTCTTTATCTTTATCATTGGTGCGTTCGCTGCCGTACTCATAAGTTATTATTTAACCAGAAAGTTAGTGACACCACTCAGTAAGCTGAAGCGGCAATTAAAAAAGATAGAAAAAAGGCAATTTGATGATATCGAACATATTAAGGCAACAGGAGAAATTAAAGAGGTAGCGGATAGTGTTTACGAAATGGCCAATGAACTTCAGCGTTACATGAGTACACAGCAAACCTTTTTCCAAAATGCAAGTCATGAATTAAAAACACCGCTTATGACAATTCAAGGATATGCAGAAGGGATTAAGGATGGGATATTTACAGAGAAAGAAGCAGAAAAGGGACTAGAAGTAATGGTGTCTGAAGTCAATCGCTTGAAGGTTATTATTAATGAAATGATTTTACTAGCGAAATTGGATAGTGAACCATCTGTTTACGACCCTGTAAAAATTGAAGTATCAGAACTGATTGATCAAGTAGTAGACCGTGCAATTCCGTTCGTAAATGAGAAAGGAATTACACTTCGCCATGAAGTAAAGGAGAATATCACTCTATTCGCAGATGAGGAAAAGTTACTAAGGGCACTGTTAAATATTGTCTTTAACGGGATTCGTCATGCAGAGTCACAGATTGAAATTAATGTTTTGAAGAAAAGCCGGCGAATCCTTATAACGATTGGTGATGATGGGGAAGGGATATCTAAGGAAGTTGCTTCGAATATTTTCCATCGGTTTGTAAAAGGTAAGAATGGGGAAACAGGTTTAGGACTAGCAATTGCTCGAGCGATTATTGAACAATCGAATGGAAAAATAACAGTAGGCAGATCTAAACTTGGCGGTGCTGAGTTTAAAATTAATTTACCTGAGTAA
- a CDS encoding ABC transporter permease, whose protein sequence is MSNFYQLVYNELNKIYIRKSTWAMYVIVAALIIGGAFLTNSFEDLDKYENNNWREVLQEENAALEKEIAEYESDDFIQQMNTSEIEKNNYHLKNDIQPEYGAWQYVLENKELLSIVSLLTIIVAAGIVANEFRWGTIKLLLIRPITRTKILASKYVSVLIFALFTLLFVLIFSLIVGAIFFGLEGINPSIVIEQGAGYADVSAISQILSGYGYGMVNLIMMTTFAFMISTVFRNSSLAIGTAIFLMMAGNTIVTIFMEKSWAKYILFANTDLSQYANGGEPWIEGTSLGFSIIVLIVYFIIFQLLSWFFFNKRDIAGN, encoded by the coding sequence TTGAGTAACTTTTATCAGCTTGTGTATAATGAACTAAATAAAATTTATATCCGTAAATCAACATGGGCTATGTACGTAATTGTAGCGGCATTAATTATTGGTGGAGCCTTTCTTACAAATTCCTTTGAGGACTTGGATAAGTACGAGAATAACAATTGGCGTGAAGTATTACAAGAAGAGAATGCAGCATTAGAGAAAGAAATAGCAGAATATGAGTCAGATGATTTTATTCAGCAAATGAACACATCAGAAATTGAGAAGAATAATTACCACTTGAAAAATGATATTCAGCCCGAATACGGTGCATGGCAATATGTTTTAGAGAACAAGGAATTACTATCAATCGTCAGTTTACTTACAATCATCGTAGCTGCTGGTATTGTAGCGAATGAATTCCGCTGGGGAACGATTAAATTATTATTAATCAGACCGATTACCCGAACTAAAATACTTGCATCGAAATATGTATCTGTACTGATTTTTGCTTTGTTCACTTTACTATTTGTACTGATTTTTTCCTTAATTGTTGGTGCAATATTCTTCGGACTAGAGGGTATAAATCCATCGATCGTTATCGAACAAGGAGCAGGATATGCTGATGTAAGTGCCATATCACAAATACTGTCAGGATATGGCTATGGCATGGTGAACCTAATCATGATGACAACCTTTGCCTTCATGATATCCACTGTTTTCCGAAATAGCTCGCTTGCTATCGGTACTGCTATTTTTCTAATGATGGCGGGGAACACGATTGTTACCATCTTTATGGAAAAATCTTGGGCCAAATATATTTTATTTGCCAATACAGATTTAAGTCAGTATGCGAATGGCGGGGAACCATGGATTGAAGGAACTTCGCTAGGTTTCTCAATTATTGTATTAATCGTGTACTTTATTATCTTCCAATTATTATCCTGGTTCTTCTTTAATAAACGCGACATTGCAGGTAACTGA
- a CDS encoding ABC transporter ATP-binding protein, which translates to MTEVAMELIDLKKTIGKKEIIKGLSFRINRGEVFGFIGPNGAGKTTTIRMMVGLMSITDGDVRILGNSIKQNFKNAIREVGAIVENPEMYPFMTGRQNLSHFARMIPGVEKERINEVIAVVGLEKVINQKAGKYSLGMRQRLGIAQALLHKPSILILDEPTNGLDPAGIREIRHYIRKLATEENVAVIISSHLLSEIELMCDRIGIIKNGELIATQLVNDTTTDNVNLRQVTLEVTPINQAIELLKINYEIDAIQEGNQLIFQSEKETIPNVINTFVKHEIAVYQVGVSKATLEDKFFDLIGENTIE; encoded by the coding sequence ATGACGGAAGTTGCAATGGAATTGATTGACCTCAAAAAGACAATTGGCAAGAAGGAAATTATTAAAGGGTTATCCTTTAGGATTAACCGCGGCGAAGTATTTGGTTTTATCGGTCCGAACGGCGCTGGAAAAACAACGACAATACGGATGATGGTTGGCTTAATGAGCATTACCGATGGGGATGTCCGAATCCTTGGGAACAGTATCAAGCAAAACTTTAAAAATGCAATACGAGAGGTTGGTGCAATTGTAGAAAATCCAGAAATGTATCCCTTTATGACCGGACGGCAAAATTTGTCGCATTTTGCTAGGATGATTCCTGGGGTTGAAAAAGAGCGCATCAATGAAGTAATCGCGGTTGTTGGACTGGAGAAAGTGATTAACCAAAAAGCTGGGAAATATTCATTAGGAATGCGACAGCGACTTGGCATTGCGCAAGCACTTTTACATAAGCCGTCGATATTAATCCTTGATGAACCGACAAATGGATTAGATCCTGCTGGGATAAGAGAAATTAGACACTATATCCGCAAGCTAGCCACAGAGGAAAACGTTGCAGTGATTATCTCAAGTCATCTTTTATCTGAGATTGAGCTCATGTGTGACCGGATTGGAATTATCAAAAATGGTGAACTTATAGCCACACAGCTTGTAAATGATACGACAACAGATAACGTTAATCTCAGACAAGTAACACTCGAGGTAACACCAATAAATCAGGCAATCGAATTATTAAAGATAAATTATGAAATCGATGCAATTCAAGAGGGCAACCAGCTCATTTTCCAAAGTGAAAAAGAAACGATTCCAAATGTGATTAACACCTTTGTGAAACACGAAATTGCAGTTTATCAGGTTGGTGTTTCTAAAGCAACATTAGAAGACAAATTCTTTGATTTGATTGGGGAGAATACAATTGAGTAA
- the treR gene encoding trehalose operon repressor, translated as MQKKYLTIYHDLLNKIHLKSWQETEMLPSENELSVTYTTSRETIRKALNLLAQNGYIQKVRGKGSVIINRDKFSFPVSGIVSFKEITEKLDFSSKTYVENLGRLESGNPYQDILNVGKYDQVWHVDRVREISDEKIILDKDYFNESYIPLPSKEICEHSIYEYIETELELVIGFAQKEIIVEEPTAEDRELLDLEGFSNIVVIKSLVYLEDTRLFQYGESRHRPDKFRFVDFARRVKNGTPL; from the coding sequence ATGCAGAAGAAGTATTTAACAATCTATCATGATTTATTAAATAAAATTCATTTAAAATCATGGCAAGAAACAGAGATGCTTCCATCAGAAAATGAATTAAGTGTTACGTATACGACATCAAGGGAGACCATTCGCAAGGCACTTAATCTACTTGCTCAAAATGGTTATATTCAAAAAGTACGTGGGAAAGGCTCGGTTATTATTAATCGTGATAAATTCTCATTTCCCGTATCAGGAATTGTTAGTTTCAAGGAAATCACTGAAAAGTTAGATTTCTCTAGTAAAACGTATGTGGAAAACCTTGGAAGACTAGAGTCTGGTAATCCATATCAAGATATTCTTAACGTAGGTAAGTATGACCAAGTATGGCATGTGGATCGCGTTCGAGAAATTTCTGATGAGAAAATCATACTGGATAAGGATTATTTCAATGAAAGCTACATTCCCTTACCTTCTAAGGAAATATGTGAGCATTCCATTTATGAATATATTGAAACGGAGCTTGAGCTTGTAATTGGTTTTGCTCAAAAGGAAATAATAGTAGAAGAACCAACAGCAGAAGATCGTGAATTATTGGATTTAGAGGGATTTTCTAATATTGTTGTGATTAAAAGTCTTGTTTATTTAGAAGATACACGATTATTCCAGTACGGTGAGTCGCGACATCGGCCAGATAAATTTCGCTTTGTAGATTTTGCAAGAAGAGTGAAGAATGGAACACCACTTTAA
- the typA gene encoding translational GTPase TypA: MQLREDIRNIAIIAHVDHGKTTLVDQLLKYSGTFRENEQVDDRMMDSGDIERERGITILAKNTAVKYKDKTINILDTPGHADFGGEVERIMKMVDGVVLVVDSYEGTMPQTRFVLKKALEQKLTPIVVVNKIDRPNARPAEVIDEVLDLFIELGADDEQLEFPVVYASALNGTSGLEAEDQQQSMDPVFETVIEHIPAPLDNSDEPLQFQITLLDYNDYVGRIGVGRVVRGKIHVGQQVVVMKQDGTNKAFRVTKLFGFIGLKRTEIQEASSGEIVAVAGMEDINIGETIAPQSNPEALPWLHIDEPTLQMTFVVNNSPFAGREGKYITSRKIEERLMKQLETDVSLRVDSTESPDAWIVSGRGELHLSILIENMRREGFELQLSKPQVIIKEIDGQKCEPMERVQIDLPEEYTGAIMESLGERKGEMLDMVNHGNGQVRLEFKVPSRGLLGYTTEFMTQTHGYGILNHTFEAYEPVIKGNVGGRREGVLVALENGKSTMYGTMQLEDRGVIFIEPGTEVYAGMIVGEHSRENDLTVNITKEKHLTNTRSANKDQTSSIKKPRKMSLEEALEYLDEDEYCEVTPESIRLRKKILNKSEREKAARHKN; the protein is encoded by the coding sequence ATGCAATTAAGAGAAGATATTCGTAATATCGCGATTATTGCCCACGTTGACCACGGTAAAACAACACTCGTTGATCAACTATTAAAATATTCAGGGACATTTCGTGAAAATGAACAAGTTGACGACCGTATGATGGACTCTGGTGATATAGAACGTGAACGTGGAATTACAATTTTAGCAAAAAACACTGCAGTTAAATATAAAGATAAAACAATCAATATTTTAGATACACCAGGACACGCCGATTTCGGTGGTGAAGTGGAGCGTATTATGAAAATGGTTGACGGTGTAGTATTAGTTGTTGATTCCTATGAAGGCACGATGCCACAAACTCGATTTGTGTTGAAAAAAGCATTGGAACAAAAGCTAACGCCAATTGTTGTTGTAAATAAAATTGACCGTCCAAATGCAAGACCAGCTGAAGTAATTGATGAAGTACTTGATCTATTCATCGAGCTTGGTGCAGATGATGAGCAATTGGAATTCCCTGTTGTGTATGCATCCGCATTGAATGGAACATCTGGACTTGAGGCGGAAGATCAACAACAATCAATGGATCCGGTTTTCGAAACGGTAATAGAACATATTCCTGCACCATTGGATAATAGTGATGAACCATTGCAATTCCAAATTACCCTACTTGATTATAATGATTATGTTGGACGTATTGGTGTAGGGCGAGTTGTTCGTGGGAAAATTCATGTCGGACAACAGGTTGTTGTTATGAAACAGGATGGAACAAATAAAGCTTTCCGTGTAACAAAATTATTTGGATTTATTGGCTTGAAGCGTACAGAAATTCAAGAAGCAAGTTCTGGAGAAATTGTAGCAGTAGCTGGTATGGAAGACATTAATATCGGTGAAACTATTGCACCTCAAAGCAATCCTGAAGCATTGCCATGGTTACACATTGATGAGCCAACATTGCAAATGACTTTCGTTGTAAACAATAGTCCATTCGCTGGCCGTGAAGGAAAATATATTACATCACGTAAAATTGAAGAGCGCTTAATGAAACAATTGGAAACAGACGTAAGCTTACGTGTTGATTCAACCGAATCTCCAGACGCTTGGATTGTATCGGGACGTGGGGAACTTCACTTGTCTATTTTAATCGAGAATATGCGCCGTGAAGGTTTTGAATTACAGCTTTCTAAACCACAGGTAATTATTAAAGAAATTGATGGGCAAAAATGCGAACCAATGGAACGTGTACAAATCGATTTACCTGAGGAATATACTGGTGCGATTATGGAATCACTTGGTGAGCGTAAAGGTGAAATGCTTGATATGGTAAACCATGGTAATGGACAAGTACGCCTTGAATTCAAGGTTCCTTCTCGAGGATTACTTGGTTATACAACAGAATTTATGACACAAACACATGGTTATGGTATCTTAAACCACACATTTGAAGCCTACGAACCAGTAATTAAAGGGAATGTCGGTGGACGCCGCGAAGGTGTATTAGTTGCTTTGGAAAATGGGAAATCAACGATGTATGGTACGATGCAGTTAGAAGACCGTGGAGTTATTTTCATCGAACCAGGTACAGAAGTTTATGCAGGAATGATTGTCGGGGAACATAGTCGGGAAAATGACCTTACTGTAAACATCACTAAGGAAAAACATTTAACCAACACTCGTTCAGCGAATAAAGACCAAACTTCAAGCATTAAGAAACCGCGTAAGATGTCATTAGAAGAAGCACTAGAATACTTGGACGAAGATGAATACTGTGAAGTAACACCAGAGTCAATTCGTTTACGTAAGAAAATATTAAATAAGAGCGAACGCGAAAAAGCTGCAAGACATAAAAATTAA
- the treP gene encoding PTS system trehalose-specific EIIBC component → MRLEDVPDPTFAQKMIGDGIAIKPIDGAVVAPIDGEIVQLFPTKHAIGLQGKSGLEILIHIGLETVALGGEGFEAHVKQGDQVKAGDPLITFDLDFIKEKAASHITPIVITNSNDFEINRTTDEKEVVAGKTALLEVRVKEQETTNNKPTAKTTDRPQYSSEAEDIVAAVGGLDNIDAATHCVTRLRFALADEDKVDKNALENMGIVKGTFSANGQYQVVIGQGTVDKVYNAMVSEAGVSEATKEDVKAAGGKKQNALQRGIKTLADIFIPILPAIVTAGLLLGLNNILVNPIFSEQSIIEIYPSWAGVADMINIIASTAFTFLPALIGWSAVRQFGGNPLLGIVLGLILVHPALMPASDFAQAVIAGDAPTWNVFGFDVNMMGYQGQVLPVLVAAWVLAKIEIWLKKRVLDSLQLLVVAPIALLVTGFLSFILIGPVTFTIGNWITEGIVAIFDFAPIIGGLVYGAFYAPLVITGMHHTFLAVDFQLIASTGSTLLWPVVALSNIAQGSAVFAMFLAAKDEKLKGLAGTSGVSAWLGVTEPAMFGVNLRYKYPFYAAIIGTAIAGAFISVQQVLASSVGVGGIPAFLSIQQSSWIAFFIGMAIVIVVPFVITFIIAKRKLK, encoded by the coding sequence ATGCGGCTTGAAGATGTACCAGATCCAACGTTCGCGCAAAAAATGATTGGGGATGGAATAGCAATTAAGCCGATAGATGGTGCAGTTGTTGCACCGATAGATGGAGAAATTGTACAGCTATTTCCGACAAAACATGCGATTGGTTTGCAAGGAAAATCTGGATTAGAAATATTAATTCATATTGGATTGGAAACGGTCGCTTTAGGTGGGGAAGGATTCGAAGCACATGTTAAGCAAGGGGATCAAGTGAAAGCTGGCGATCCGCTAATAACCTTTGATTTGGATTTCATTAAAGAAAAAGCAGCTAGTCACATAACCCCAATTGTTATTACAAATAGTAACGACTTTGAGATAAATCGTACGACAGATGAAAAAGAAGTTGTGGCAGGTAAAACAGCTTTGTTAGAAGTGAGAGTAAAAGAGCAAGAAACGACTAATAACAAGCCAACTGCTAAAACTACAGACAGACCACAGTATAGTTCAGAAGCAGAAGATATTGTCGCAGCCGTCGGTGGTCTCGATAATATTGACGCAGCAACTCATTGTGTAACACGACTACGCTTCGCTTTAGCGGATGAGGACAAAGTTGATAAGAATGCGTTAGAAAATATGGGAATTGTAAAAGGAACTTTCTCAGCTAATGGTCAGTATCAGGTTGTTATTGGTCAAGGCACAGTAGATAAGGTTTATAACGCAATGGTAAGTGAAGCGGGAGTTTCAGAGGCTACGAAAGAAGATGTTAAAGCGGCAGGCGGCAAAAAGCAAAATGCTCTGCAACGTGGGATTAAAACATTAGCAGATATTTTTATTCCAATTTTACCTGCGATTGTAACAGCGGGACTATTACTTGGACTCAATAATATTTTAGTTAATCCAATCTTCTCTGAGCAATCAATCATTGAGATTTATCCATCATGGGCTGGAGTAGCCGACATGATAAATATTATCGCAAGTACTGCGTTTACTTTCTTACCGGCATTAATTGGTTGGTCTGCTGTTCGGCAATTTGGTGGGAATCCGTTACTCGGTATTGTACTCGGCTTAATTCTAGTACATCCTGCTCTAATGCCTGCAAGTGATTTTGCCCAAGCGGTAATCGCAGGAGATGCACCTACATGGAATGTATTTGGATTTGATGTGAATATGATGGGCTATCAAGGACAGGTTCTTCCAGTTTTAGTTGCTGCATGGGTATTAGCCAAAATAGAGATTTGGCTGAAGAAGCGTGTGCTTGACTCCTTACAATTATTAGTAGTTGCACCTATTGCTTTATTAGTCACTGGATTCTTGTCATTTATATTAATTGGACCAGTTACATTTACAATTGGGAACTGGATTACAGAAGGAATTGTTGCTATCTTTGATTTTGCACCAATTATTGGTGGGTTAGTTTACGGAGCTTTCTATGCGCCATTAGTAATTACAGGAATGCATCATACATTCCTAGCAGTAGACTTCCAGCTTATAGCTAGCACAGGATCTACTTTATTATGGCCGGTTGTTGCACTATCGAATATTGCGCAAGGTTCAGCTGTATTTGCAATGTTCTTAGCTGCTAAAGACGAGAAATTAAAAGGTTTAGCGGGTACTTCAGGTGTTTCTGCATGGCTAGGTGTTACGGAACCTGCAATGTTTGGAGTAAATTTAAGATATAAATATCCGTTTTATGCAGCAATTATTGGAACTGCAATTGCTGGAGCATTTATTTCTGTTCAACAAGTCTTAGCATCATCTGTTGGTGTTGGAGGTATCCCAGCTTTCTTATCAATCCAGCAAAGCAGTTGGATAGCGTTCTTCATCGGTATGGCAATCGTTATCGTTGTGCCATTCGTGATTACTTTTATCATTGCAAAACGTAAGCTTAAATAG